The DNA sequence ACACCTAAAGATATTATTAAGCGGTTAAATATTTCTCAGGAGGAAGTAGCTATCATATTTCTTAACGGAAGAAGTGTGAAGGTGGATAAGGCCTTAGAGGAAAATGATACAGTATCTATTTTTCCGCCAGTAGGAGGGGGCTAAGATATGCACAATATATTGTGGATGATGGGGATAGAAATACAATATAGAGAAATAGAATGTGGATAAAGTAATATCAAGGGGATGATTCAACAATTGTCTCCTTGATATTACTTTATGGTAAAGGAAGATGAAGGATAACATAAAAAACTCCCTATGGATTAGAAATTATTTTGTAGAAAGAGGTTGCAAGATATTGAAGTTTATGGTATTATGCTCATTATATAAAAACATTTGTATTTGATTGAAGCACAAAATTGTATACATCATACAAAAAATAAGGAAGTGATGAAAAGTGGAAACCAATGAAACTACCTATTATATTGTGAAGGCAGAAGCCTTGCCGGAGGTGTTTTTAAAAACCATAGAGGTGAAGGAATTGTTAAAAAGAGGGGAAGCTTCTACAATTTTTGAAGCTGTAGAAAAGGTGGGGATGAGTAGGAGTGCCTACTATAAATATAAGGATGATATTTTTCCTCTATATGAAATGAATACGGGAAGAATGATTACCCTAGCCCTTATTCTAGACCATCTACCGGGGGTGTTATCAGAGGTGCTAAATCAAATTGCTCAATCCAAGGCAAGTGTATTAACTATTAATCAAAACATTCCTCTCCATGGTGTTGCCAATGTAACGGTCTCATTGGAGTTAAAAAATATAATGATGCCAATAGATAGGCTCATACAAACAATTGAAAAAATAAAAGGTGTAAAAAAGGTCAATATTATTGCAAAAGAATAAAAAGTCATTAAAGGGGGAAAGGCCAAATGAAAAAGGTAAAAGTAGCATTATTAGGAATTGGAACCGTGGGTGGTGGTGTATGGGAAATACTACACACAAATAGAGAGGAAATTTTAAAAAACTGTGGCTATGAAATAGAAGTAGAAAAAATTTTAGTAAAGGATGTAACAAAGAAACGAAATACAGATATTCCTCAACATCTGTTTACTTCCAATATAGAAGACATTTTAAACAATAAAGAAATTGAAATGGTTGTGGAGGTAATGGGGGGGATAGAACCAGCTAAGGAGTACATACTGAGATCCATTAAAGAAGGAAAGCATATTGTGACAGCCAACAAAGCTCTTCTTGCTAACCATGGTGAAGAAATTATGAAGACAGCAAGAGAAGAAGGAGTAAAGGTCTACTATGAAGCCAGTGTAGGGGGAGGAATCCCTATCATTCATGCTATGAAGGAGAGCTTAGGTGGTAATAAAATTCAGGAAGTTAAGGGTATTCTCAACGGTACCACCAATTATATTTTAACAAAAATGACTCAGGAGAAGGTGGATTTTCCTACTGTATTAAAGGAAGCTCAGGATAAGGGTTATGCAGAGGCAGATCCTACGGCAGATGTTGAGGGCTTTGATGCTGCCCATAAACTGACGATACTATCGTCTTTAGCCTTTGGTATCTCCACTAAATTCCATGAGGTTCATAGGGAAGGTATTTCTAAAATAACACCTATTGATATTGAATATGCAAAGGAGTTAGGTTATGTTATAAAGCTTTTAGCTATAGGTAAGGAAAAGGAAGGGGTCATAGAGCTAAGGGTTCACCCCACCTTTGTCCCTAAGTACCATCCTTTGGCCTCTGTTAATGATTCCTTCAATGCTGTATTTGTAAAAGGAAATGCGGTAGGAGAGTTAATGTTTTATGGTCGTGGAGCTGGAGATTTACCTACTGGTAGTGCTGTAGTAGGAGATATGATGGCAATTTTAAAGGCACAGGGCAATGTAGCAGTTGAGGTTCTTGATAATTATTCTGTAGAGAAAATAGTGAAGCCCATTAGTGAAACGGAAGCTGAGTACTATGTAAGATTAATTGTTAAGGATAAACCAGGAGTACTAGGTAAAATCGCTAGTCTGTTTGGAGAAAGCAACGTAAGTTTATCCTCTGTTATACAAAAAGGAGAAGGAGATCCCTCTGTATCCCTAGTATTCCTTACTCACTATGCTAAGGAAGGAAATGTACAGGAGGCTATAAAGAAAATTATTGCTATCGAAGAAGTAGTAGAGCTAGCCAATCTAATTCCAGTAGAAAATGGCCAAAAAGTAAAGGAGGTATAAATATGTGGAATGGTATCATAGCAAAATACAAGGATTTTTTTGATATAAAAGATGAAGAAAAAATTATCACCCTCAATGAAGGAAACACCCCCCTTATTCCAGCAAAAAATATTGGAGAAATGCTGGGGGGAATCAACCTTTACTTAAAATATGAAGGCTTAAATACCACGGGTTCCTTTAAAGATAGAGGAATGACAATGGCGGTAACAAAGGCAGTCCAAGAAGGAAGCAGGGCTATTATCTGCGCTTCTACTGGTAATACATCTGCTTCAGCTGCAGCCTATGCAGCGAAGGCAGGGTTAAAGTGTTATGTTCTCATCCCCAATAATAAGATAGCATTGGGAAAATTAGCTCAAGCTATTCTCTATGGGGCAGAGGTGATCCCTGTAGAAGGGAACTTTGACGATGCTCTAAGAATTGTAAGAGAAATAGCTGCGGAGGGTAAGGTTACCCTAGTAAACTCCATCAACCCCTATAGATTATTAGGTCAAAGATCGGGAGCTTACGAGGTATGTGATCAACTGGAAGGAAAGATTGATTATCTATCTATTCCTGTAGGAAACGCTGGCAACATTTCTGCATATTGGGCTGGATTCAAAGACTACCACAAGGCTGGTAAACTTGAAAAACTTCCAGTCATGCTAGGGTTTCAAGCAGAGGGAGCAGCACCTATCGTAGAAGACAGAATATTTGAAGAACCTGAAACCGTGGCCACTGCTATTAGAATAGGTAATCCTGCCAGCTGGGACAAGGCAGTAGCAGCTAGAGATGAATCAAAGGGTTTAATTCAGAAGGTAACAGATATAGAAATATTAGAGGCTCAAAAACTATTGGCATCTAGAGAAGGAATATTTGTAGAGCCAGCCTCTGCTGCCAGCATTGCAGGAGTTATGAAGTTAAGCAAGGAAGGCTATTTACAAAAGGGAAAAAATATTGTGGCGGTATTGACAGGTAATGGATTAAAGGATCCTTCGGTAGTATCTCCTGAGAAACATATAAAAACCTATGGTGTAAAAACAGAGGAGATTAAAACCTTGATTTACAGAAGTCTAGGAAGTGACCAAAATGATTAGAGTAAAGGTTCCTGCAACCACTGCTAATATTGGACCGGGCTTTGATTGTCTAGGTATAGCCCTATCCCTATATAACGAGATTGAAGTTGAAGAAATAGATAACGGTCTTATTATTGATATAGAAGGCAGAGATGAAGAAAAGATAGAAAAAAATGAGAATAATCTAGTTTACCAAAGTATGCTTAAGACTTTTCAGCGAATAGGATATCAACCAAAGGGTATAAAAATCAAACAGTATAATAGAATCCCCATTGCTAGAGGACTAGGAAGCAGTGCTGCATGTATAGTAGGAGGTGTTATGGCAGCCAATGGATTATGTGGCAAGCCCCTCTCTACAGAAGAGATGTTGGAATTGGCGGTAGAGATAGAGGGTCATCCAGATAATGTAACGCCTGCTTTAGTAGGAGGTGTTGTAGTATCCTGCAAGGATGAAGGTCAAACCACCTACATAAGATTTGATGTCCATGAAGCTTTGAAATTTATTGTAGCAATTCCTGAAGTGGAGTTAAGTACAAAGGCATCTAGGGGTGTTTTACCAGAAACAATAGCTTTTCAAGATGCCGTTATGAATGTAGGCAAATCTTCATTGCTGGTGGCGGCATTGATGTCAGGGGAATTGGAGAAACTAAGCTTCGCCTTGAAGGATCGTCTTCATCAGCCCTATAGGATTAAATTAATGGACTCCTTGGAAAATATTTTTACTAGAGGAGAAGATTTAGGATTAAATCAGTTGTTTCTAAGTGGAGCAGGCCCCTCCATTATCTATTTAACATGGGGTGAAGAAGCAGAAAAAGAAAAAAAGTTTTACCATATAATTAAGGAAGCACCTGAAGAGTGGACTTTTCAAGTGCTAGCAGGTGATAACAAAGGGACTAGCATTAGCTAGTCCCTTCTTAAAGAATTATATTGTAAAATTGTTGATATTTTCATTAAGTTTTTTAGCCAATCCATTTGAAGCACTTGATGGGTTGGCTAGTTTTGCTATAGCACTGGGGATCTGTGTAGCTCTTGGGAAGTAGCAGCAGCTTCCTCTGAAACCACCAGCTATTTTCAATAACGACTACAATGTTATTTTACAATAAAATCACCTAACTTTGTAATAAAGTAAACACCTTCGATTAATTTAAGGACATATAGGAAAAACTATCAACAAATAATAAGCAAAGAGGGTGAAAAATTGGTAAAAAACATATATTTTTCAATAATTATTCTATTACTAGTAATTGGAATTATAGTGGGATGTACTATAAATAAAGAAGGACAAGAAAACAATCAAAATCTTTTAAGGGTAGAGGAAATAGAGGGATTCTCTACAGTAAATGGCTATAAGGTGGAGGATGGGAAATTCTATTTTACAGGTATAAAGGATAGGGATTGGTACTTTTATAGCCTTGACGTAACAACCCATGAAATTACCAGAAAGCATCATGATGCTGCAAACTATGATTTATACATTCCCTTTGATGAAGGCAATGCTGTATATATTGACTTAGAGGGGCAGCTTTTCTATAGGATAGGGAATGAGGAAAAGAAAATAGATGAAGGGATTAGAGGCACCCATCGACCTAATCTACTAATATCACCTCAGCAGAATGCTATCCTCTATACCAAGGGACCCGAAGAAGACGCGGATCTATATTTATATTATTTTCAAGAGGCAAAGCCCATTTTAATAAAAGAAGGCATTTCAAAAGAAGCCTTTAGAACCTTTTCCTTTACAACCCAGTGGAGCAGAAAGGAAAATTATTTTATCTATCATAATCAAGAAATATATGATAACAGAGGACGACTCTACAGCACTGTGGATGCTACCATAACAAAGTGGTCCCCTGATGATAAATATCTTGTGTTTATCAAAATGCCAGATAAAGGAGAAAAAATAGTGATTGGCGGTTGGGAGACCTACATAGGAAAAGAACTTCTACTCTTTATTGTAGAAGAGAAGAAAACAAAAAAAATCTATGAAAATCCTAAGGGATTAATTGATCCTATTGATAGTATTCAGTGGAGTAAGGATGGATCGACATTAGGTATGTCCATAGGGGAAATCATAAAATTCACCTATGGGGAGCTGGAAAAAATGAATTATGAAAAGGTTTTTGTCTATGATATCCATAGTGGAGAGGGGGTAGAAGTAGAGGAGGTTTTCTATAACTATTATGAAATTCTATTTGACAATTACCTTTATGGTAGTAGCTTGGGAAAACGAGATGTCCTGGAGCTTATAGCTGTATATGGAGAAGATAGAAAAAAGTATGAGAATCCTGTAATTTTAAAT is a window from the Natronincola ferrireducens genome containing:
- a CDS encoding MoaD/ThiS family protein, whose amino-acid sequence is MKVKVKLFATLRENREKEMMMDLQQGATPKDIIKRLNISQEEVAIIFLNGRSVKVDKALEENDTVSIFPPVGGG
- a CDS encoding ACT domain-containing protein, with protein sequence METNETTYYIVKAEALPEVFLKTIEVKELLKRGEASTIFEAVEKVGMSRSAYYKYKDDIFPLYEMNTGRMITLALILDHLPGVLSEVLNQIAQSKASVLTINQNIPLHGVANVTVSLELKNIMMPIDRLIQTIEKIKGVKKVNIIAKE
- a CDS encoding homoserine dehydrogenase gives rise to the protein MKKVKVALLGIGTVGGGVWEILHTNREEILKNCGYEIEVEKILVKDVTKKRNTDIPQHLFTSNIEDILNNKEIEMVVEVMGGIEPAKEYILRSIKEGKHIVTANKALLANHGEEIMKTAREEGVKVYYEASVGGGIPIIHAMKESLGGNKIQEVKGILNGTTNYILTKMTQEKVDFPTVLKEAQDKGYAEADPTADVEGFDAAHKLTILSSLAFGISTKFHEVHREGISKITPIDIEYAKELGYVIKLLAIGKEKEGVIELRVHPTFVPKYHPLASVNDSFNAVFVKGNAVGELMFYGRGAGDLPTGSAVVGDMMAILKAQGNVAVEVLDNYSVEKIVKPISETEAEYYVRLIVKDKPGVLGKIASLFGESNVSLSSVIQKGEGDPSVSLVFLTHYAKEGNVQEAIKKIIAIEEVVELANLIPVENGQKVKEV
- the thrC gene encoding threonine synthase, yielding MWNGIIAKYKDFFDIKDEEKIITLNEGNTPLIPAKNIGEMLGGINLYLKYEGLNTTGSFKDRGMTMAVTKAVQEGSRAIICASTGNTSASAAAYAAKAGLKCYVLIPNNKIALGKLAQAILYGAEVIPVEGNFDDALRIVREIAAEGKVTLVNSINPYRLLGQRSGAYEVCDQLEGKIDYLSIPVGNAGNISAYWAGFKDYHKAGKLEKLPVMLGFQAEGAAPIVEDRIFEEPETVATAIRIGNPASWDKAVAARDESKGLIQKVTDIEILEAQKLLASREGIFVEPASAASIAGVMKLSKEGYLQKGKNIVAVLTGNGLKDPSVVSPEKHIKTYGVKTEEIKTLIYRSLGSDQND
- the thrB gene encoding homoserine kinase — its product is MIRVKVPATTANIGPGFDCLGIALSLYNEIEVEEIDNGLIIDIEGRDEEKIEKNENNLVYQSMLKTFQRIGYQPKGIKIKQYNRIPIARGLGSSAACIVGGVMAANGLCGKPLSTEEMLELAVEIEGHPDNVTPALVGGVVVSCKDEGQTTYIRFDVHEALKFIVAIPEVELSTKASRGVLPETIAFQDAVMNVGKSSLLVAALMSGELEKLSFALKDRLHQPYRIKLMDSLENIFTRGEDLGLNQLFLSGAGPSIIYLTWGEEAEKEKKFYHIIKEAPEEWTFQVLAGDNKGTSIS